The Solanum pennellii chromosome 11, SPENNV200 genome contains a region encoding:
- the LOC114074865 gene encoding uncharacterized protein LOC114074865: MYPIAWAVVDQETKHSWSWFLSYLIEDLQLGDGNGITIMSDMQKGLEVAVEVLLPNAERRMCARHIWANWQKRWRGEERRKAFWRCSKASFEVKLRDEFEYMGKLGHKICEALLGYNKEYWCRAFFSERSKCDVVENNMCETFNSWIVGPRHKSVISMLEDIRHKMMDRHGDMIKFADTWISDISPMARLILEENKEIGRALRVNWNHDIGFEIQEGEYRHIIDMTKKTCSCRLWQLRGIPCQHAVCALYHIGQEPEDYVEHWYKKDTFLSAYKYFLQPISNMVMWPDTNNPPVEPPEVKPMPGRPGRCRRKDKDEPRKKKWGKTSKNGVKMSCSKCHQVGHNKRTCISVPSEQPTQQPARPFQQPPVRQPSQPPVRQPSTGNASSLCADTSKVKGRKKKQSTARASSSSVAWTSSSSVGMPPPSSVGRPPTSLVGMQPAASVGRKRTRDVGFGVYTDIQSGRQVIDPGRSSERVISSGTGVAFKDASQTNVDLGFKPPSLKWKGKDAMTGNQLQQLSKKKVQSKSKGKWVP; this comes from the exons ATGTATCCAATAGCTTGGGCTGTGGTTGATCAAGAAACTAAACACTCTTGGAGTTGGTTCTTAAGCTATCTCATTGAAGACTTGCAACTTGGTGATGGAAATGGCATAACAATCATGTCTGACATGCAAAAG GGTCTTGAGGTGGCAGTGGAAGTCTTACTTCCTAATGCTGAAAGAAGAATGTGTGCAAGACATATTTGGGCAAACTGGCAAAAAAGATGGAGAGGTGAGGAAAGGAGAAAAGCATTTTGGAGGTGCTCCAAAGCTAGTTTTGAGGTTAAATTAAGAGATGAATTTGAATATATGGGGAAATTGGGTCATAAAATATGTGAGGCATTGCTTGGATATAACAAAGAATATTGGTGTAGAGCTTTTTTTAGTGAAAGATCAAAGTGTGATGTGGTGGAAAATAATATGTGTGAAACATTTAACTCATGGATTGTTGGTCCTAGACACAAATCTGTGATTAGTATGCTTGAAGATATTAGGCATAAAATGATGGATAGGCATGGAGATATGATTAAGTTTGCAGATACTTGGATCAGTGACATTTCACCTATGGCAAGACtgattttagaagaaaataaagagattGGCAGGGCACTAAGGGTGAATTGGAATCATGACATTGGATTTGAAATCCAAGAAGGAGAGTATAGACACATAATTGACATGACTAAAAAGACATGTAGCTGTAGGTTGTGGCAGTTGAGGGGCATACCTTGCCAACATGCAGTTTGTGCCTTATATCATATTGGGCAAGAACCAGAAGATTATGTGGAACATTGGTACAAAAAAGATACATTTCTAAGTGCATATAAGTACTTTTTACAACCCATTTCCAATATGGTAATGTGGCCTGACACCAATAACCCACCAGTTGAGCCTCCTGAAGTGAAGCCAATGCCTGGAAGACCAGGTAGATGTAGAAGAAAAGATAAAGATGAACCAAGAAAAAAGAAGTGGGGAAAAACATCAAAGAATGGAGTGAAGATGTCATGTTCCAAATGCCATCAAGTTGGGCATAACAAAAGAACTTGTATATCAGTG CCTTCTGAACAACCCACACAACAGCCTGCAAGGCCCTTTCAACAACCACCAGTGAGGCAGCCTTCACAACCACCAGTGAGGCAGCCTAGCACTGGAAATGCCTCTTCTTTATGTGCAGATACTTCAAAGGTTAAAGGAAGGAAAAAGAAGCAGTCAACTGCAAGGGCATCATCTTCTTCAGTTGCATGGACATCATCTTCTTCAGTTGGAATGCCACCACCTTCTTCAGTTGGAAGGCCACCAACTTCTTTAGTTGGAATGCAACCAGCTGCTTCAGTTGGAAGGAAAAGAACAAGAGATGTGGGATTTGGTGTTTACACAGACATACAATCTGGAAGACAAGTGATTGAC CCAGGAAGATCAAGTGAAAGAGTTATCTCAAGTGGAACAGGGGTGGCATTTAAAGATGCATCACAAACAAATGTTGATCTTGGATTCAAGCCACCTAGTTTAAAATGGAAAGGAAAAGATGCAATGACTGGAAATCAACTTCAACAATTGTCAAAGAAAAAGGTGCAAAGCAAATCCAAGGGAAAGTGGGTTCCATAA